The Elaeis guineensis isolate ETL-2024a chromosome 14, EG11, whole genome shotgun sequence genome has a segment encoding these proteins:
- the LOC105057111 gene encoding em protein H2, which yields MATQQERAELDARAKQGETVVPGGTGGKSLEAQERLAEGRSRGGQTRREQLGTEGYQEMGRKGGLSTMDEFGGERAAREGVDIDEAKFRS from the exons ATGGCAACTCAGCAGGAGAGGGCTGAGCTCGATGCCAGGGCGAAGCAAGGAGAGACTGTGGTCCCTGGTGGGACCGGCGGTAAGAGCCTTGAGGCCCAAGAGCGTTTGGCTGAAG GTCGCAGCCGTGGAGGGCAAACGAGGAGGGAGCAGCTGGGGACAGAGGGCTACCAGGAGATGGGCCGCAAGGGCGGGCTCAGCACCATGGACGAGTTCGGAGGGGAGCGCGCAGCGCGTGAAGGGGTCGATATCGACGAGGCCAAGTTTAGGTCTTAG